One region of Salvelinus namaycush isolate Seneca chromosome 3, SaNama_1.0, whole genome shotgun sequence genomic DNA includes:
- the LOC120039012 gene encoding growth factor receptor-bound protein 2-like isoform X2, with amino-acid sequence MGAEVEFFIKPGAQVLNEECDQNWYKAELNGKDGFIPKNYIEMKAHPWFFGKIPRAKAEEMLNKQRHDGAFLIRESESAPGDFSLSVKFGNDVQHFKVLRDGAGKYFLWVVKFNSLNELVDYHRSTSVSRNQQIFLRDIEQVSQHPTYVQALFDFDPQEDGELGFRRGDFIQVLDNSDPNWWKGGCHGLTGMFPRNYVTPVNRNM; translated from the exons GTATTAAATGAAGAGTGTGACCAGAACTGGTACAAAGCAGAGTTGAACGGGAAAGACGGCTTCATCCCCAAGAACTACATAGAGATGAAAGCACATCC GTGGTTCTTTGGCAAGATCCCCCGTGCCAAGGCAGAGGAGATGTTGAACAAACAGAGGCACGACGGGGCCTTCCTCATCCGAGAGAGTGAGAGTGCGCCAGGggacttctccctctctgtcaa GTTTGGAAATGACGTTCAGCACTTCAAAGTCCTGCGTGATGGGGCAGGAAAGTACTTCCTGTGGGTGGTAAAGTTCAACTCGCTCAACGAGCTGGTGGACTACCACCGCTCCACCTCTGTATCCCGCAACCAGCAGATCTTCCTGCGTGACATTGAGCAGGTCTCCCAG CATCCCACATATGTACAGGCGCTCTTTGACTTTGACCCCCAGGAGGATGGCGAGCTGGGCTTCCGACGCGGAGACTTCATCCAGGTCCTGGACAACTCTGACCCTAactggtggaagggaggatgcCACGGGCTGACGGGCATGTTCCCCCGCAACTATGTCACACCAGTCAACCGGAACATGTAA